The nucleotide window AGTTCCTCCATAGTCTTGGCCTCGACTTCAATGCACACGTCGTAAACTCCATAAGTAAGACTTGCTTTCTTCAGATGCTTAACGTTCTTCATCAGACTTAGAATCTCTTGTTCCGTTCCTGCTTGAACTTTTCCTAAGATATACGCGTAGATCATTCATGTCTCCCCCCTTCAACCCTCGACCACATACCTGTAACTAGTGTACTTCCCAGCTGTGGGGCTGTCCCGAATAATGCGCACAACATCACCCGGCTTAGCTCCAATTGCCTTCG belongs to Candidatus Bathyarchaeia archaeon and includes:
- a CDS encoding Lrp/AsnC ligand binding domain-containing protein, yielding MIYAYILGKVQAGTEQEILSLMKNVKHLKKASLTYGVYDVCIEVEAKTMEELDDFILNVVRKIPGIKETVTLIASKTVFAHPEQALSFG